Proteins from a genomic interval of Triplophysa dalaica isolate WHDGS20190420 chromosome 13, ASM1584641v1, whole genome shotgun sequence:
- the kcns3b gene encoding LOW QUALITY PROTEIN: potassium voltage-gated channel subfamily S member 3b (The sequence of the model RefSeq protein was modified relative to this genomic sequence to represent the inferred CDS: inserted 5 bases in 3 codons), whose protein sequence is MVYGQVFYHQSIEEDLVNINVGGIQHFHTLEELCVFCFMQEMEYWGICEXHACCLDWFLERKDEKEENXWSVREASSREVLVIEDDMDFEGTWCSDIHRLLWRTLEDPNYSRSSKGVALCSVMVVLTSIVAMCVHSVSEFRHIDNEYSALACLELICIIFFSVEFALRVVAAPRLWRFLGDPLDMIDITSILPXLAFEGLDEEDTEDTQGLVNIGQVVQVLRLMRAFRVLKLARHSEGMRALGEMLIHCHHEVDLLVLFITVGISFFSTLIYYTEKEDASSKMSSIPYCWWWTIVSMTTVGYGDVYPQTATGRIVASLCILCGLLVVFLPITTIMNNFSKYLVRNNAKRCIIINFATLPIALIS, encoded by the exons ATGGTGTATGGACAAGTTTTTTACCACCAGAGCATTGAGGAAGATCTGGTTAACATCAACGTTGGAGGTATCCAGCACTTTCACACTTTGGAGGAGCTCTGTGTGTTTTGCTTCATGCAGGAGATGGAATACTGGGGCATTTGTGA GCATGCCTGCTGTCTCGATTGGTTTCTGGAGCGAAAAGACGAGAAGGAAGAGAA TTGGTCTGTTCGTGAAGCGTCGTCCAGAGAGGTTCTGGTCATCGAGGATGATATGGACTTTGAGGGCACGTGGTGCTCAGATATACATAGGTTACTGTGGCGAACACTTGAAGATCCCAATTACTCCAGAAGTTCGAAAGGCGTCGCATTGTGCTCGGTCATGGTCGTTCTGACCTCCATCGTGGCCATGTGTGTCCACAGTGTGTCCGAATTCCGGCACATTGATAACGAGTATTCTGCACTGGCCTGTTTGGAGTTGATCTGTATTATTTTCTTCTCGGTGGAGTTCGCCTTGCGGGTGGTCGCTGCTCCTCGGCTGTGGAGGTTTTTGGGAGATCCTTTGGATATGATCGACATTACTTCCATCTTGC TCCTTGCCTTCGAAGGTTTGGACGAGGAGGACACGGAGGACACCCAAGGTCTAGTCAATATCGGACAAGTGGTTCAGGTTCTCCGGTTGATGAGGGCATTCAGGGTCCTGAAGCTCGCGAGACATTCAGAAGGCATGAGAGCCTTGGGGGAAATGCTGATACATTGCCACCATGAGGTGGATCTTCTCGTTCTTTTCATTACCGTTGGAATATCGTTCTTCTCAACGTTGATCTACTATACCGAGAAGGAGGACGCTTCGTCCAAGATGTCTTCCATTCCTTATTGTTGGTGGTGGACCAttgtttccatgacaacagTGGGCTACGGAGATGTGTATCCACAGACAGCGACCGGGAGAATAGTAGCTAGCctttgcattctctgtggtctGCTGGTTGTTTTCTTACCCATTACCACAATCATGAACaacttttctaaatatttagtGAGAAATAATGCAAAAAGGTGCATCATAATAAACTTTGCCACCTTACCAATTGCTTTAATAAGTTAG